The Salvia splendens isolate huo1 chromosome 21, SspV2, whole genome shotgun sequence genome includes a window with the following:
- the LOC121785263 gene encoding rab3 GTPase-activating protein non-catalytic subunit-like: MSRRNHTTELGSIASADLSAVGAGKQGWLVENPNLLVSLDTNSIALANRSSIFILNWSQSINGGSDTDPNRASKIIPELSPIEAEYISAVEWLVFDDDIRVLAVGTSCGYLMIFSIHGRLILRQIVNPAKILKIRVRGIKQDLTQDTSSEEVCVVMPGVVARFDGSDIKSLLQQWFQESGSQGWDRDFNMFQDNSGNPVRSLPYQLWNVSKYGVCADAAITGVMPPPLMEIQSSQRYYCAVTIGDDAVISAFRLSVDKSRSLVGAILSKVVPATFSTIASLSKLIWRSEPNNSKKTKPKSQPFAGASPLTCLKDHPRKGEKLTLSPSGSLAAITDSLGRILLLDTKALVVVRLWKGYRDASCLFVEMLASKDQAASRPAYNEHTKSDYCLCLAIHAPRKGIVEVWQMRTGHRLLTIPCPKGSKILQPTYRFSSATSSSSSYVPLEVFFLNGDSGQISLLNRFLH, from the exons ATGTCACGCCGCAATCACACGACAGAGCTTGGAAGTATAGCCAGCGCCGATTTGTCGGCTGTCGGCGCAGGAAAGCAAGGATGGCTGGTGGAAAACCCCAATCTCCttgtttcccttgacaccaattCGATCGCGCTCGCCAACCGCTCATCGATCTTCATCCTCAATTGGTCTCAATCGATCAACGGCGGATCCGATACCGACCCAAATCGGGCCTCAAAGATCATACCAGAGCTCTCCCCGATCGAGGCCGAGTACATCTCCGCCGTTGAGTGGCTCGTCTTCGACGACGACATCCGAGTTCTCGCCGTCGGCACCTCTTGTGGTTATCTTATGATTTTCTCGATCCACGGTCGTCTCATCCTCAGACAG ATCGTGAACCCGGCAAAGATTCTTAAGATAAGGGTCCGTGGGATTAAGCAAGACCTGACACAAGATACATCGTCAGAGGAGGTTTGCGTTGTAATGCCTGGTGTAGTTGCTCGTTTTGATGGATCTGATATTAAG AGTCTGCTGCAGCAGTGGTTTCAAGAATCAGGCTCACAGGGTTGGGATCGGGATTTCAATATGTTTCAGGATAATTCTGGGAACCCAGTTAGGAGCCTTCCTTACCAACTATGGAATGTTAGCAAGTATGGAGTATGTGCTGATGCTGCTATAACTGGTGTCATGCCCCCGCCATTGATGGAAATCCAG TCAAGTCAGCGCTACTACTGTGCAGTCACCATCGGAGATGATGCTGTCATATCAGCGTTTAG GCTTTCGGTTGACAAGAGCAGATCACTAGTGGGAGCAATCTTGTCAAAAGTTGTGCCTGCCACATTTTCAACAATAGCTTCACTCTCGAAATTGATTTGGCGTAGTGAACCAAACAattcaaaaaaaacaaaacctaAGTCTCAACCATTTGCCGGAG CCTCTCCTCTGACATGTCTGAAGGATCACCCAAGGAAGGGCGAGAAGCTTACACTGTCACCTAGTGGTTCTTTGGCTGCAATTACGGATTCACTGGGGCGTATTTTGCTCTTGGACACTAAGGCTCTTGTTGTTGTGCGATTATGGAAG GGATATCGGGATGCAAGCTGTTTATTTGTAGAGATGCTTGCCAGTAAAGATCAAGCTGCCTCACGTCCTGCTTATAATGAGCATACGAAAAGTGATTATTGTCTGTGTCTAGCAATCCATGCACCACGGAAAGGAATAGTCGAG GTGTGGCAGATGAGAACCGGTCATAGGCTTCTAACCATTCCATGCCCTAAAGGCAGTAAAATACTTCAACCAACTTACAGGTTCAGTTCCGCAACATCATCTTCGTCTTCTTATGTTCCGTTGGAAGTTTTCTTCTTGAATGGAGACTCTGGCCAAATATCTCTTCTTAATCGATTTCTTCACTAA
- the LOC121784239 gene encoding G-type lectin S-receptor-like serine/threonine-protein kinase SD1-1, translating into MSQEVVGLFSATHAKEGELLPFFSLPTVLKATDNFSNTSKLGEGGFGPVYRGVLEDGQEIAVKRLSKMSSQGVNELRNEVMLIAKLQHRNLVRTLGFCAQEEEYMLIYEYMPNHSLDLTLFDKEKSMLLDWQKRFDIINGIAKGLLYLHQDSRLRIIHRDLKASNILLDADIIPKISDFGLARSFGGNQTEAQTRRVIGTYGYMSPEYAIDGLFSVLVFWCWSLLAATETEDSFLKTTISIFLDMRGVFTRKIV; encoded by the exons ATGAGTCAAGAAG TTGTAGGGCTGTTCAGTGCAACTCATGCGAAAGAAGGGGAGCTGCTGCCATTCTTCAGTTTGCCTACGGTTTTAAAAGCTACTGATAATTTTTCAAACACGAGCAAGCTGGGTGAGGGCGGATTTGGACCTGTCTATAGA GGCGTGCTGGAAGACGGGCAAGAAATTGCTGTGAAACGCTTGTCAAAGATGTCGAGCCAAGGAGTGAACGAGCTGAGAAATGAAGTGATGCTGATAGCCAAACTTCAGCATCGTAATCTAGTGAGGACTCTGGGATTTTGTGCTCAAGAAGAGGAATACATGTTGATCTACGAATACATGCCTAATCATAGCCTCGACTTAACATTATTTG ACAAGGAAAAGAGTATGCTCCTTGACTGGCAAAAGCGATTCGATATCATCAACGGAATTGCAAAAGGGCTACTCTATCTTCATCAAGATTCGAGGCTGAGAATCATCCACCGCGACCTCAAAGCTAGCAACATATTGCTTGATGCTGATATTATTCCCAAGATATCTGACTTTGGATTAGCTAGGAGCTTCGGAGGAAACCAAACAGAAGCTCAGACACGCAGAGTTATTGGAACATA CGGCTACATGTCTCCGGAATATGCTATAGATGGGTTGTTTTCAGTTTTGGTGTTCTGGTGCTGGAGCTTGTTAGCGGCCACAGAAACAGAGGATTCCTTCTTAAAGACCACAATCTCAATCTTCTTGGACAT GCGTGGAGTCTTTACAAGGAAGATAGTTTGA